Below is a genomic region from Venturia canescens isolate UGA chromosome 1, ASM1945775v1, whole genome shotgun sequence.
TGTGAGTCCAATCTGAAATATACCAGCTGtttagaatttcaaaattctcattttagAACATCAGTAATATTCGAACTCAACTCATTCTCACCTTTTTGTAtaacgaaaatttgtaaacttTACAACTCGTTAAAAATCTTAGAATATTCAATGATCTTCAAACCTCTATGAACTCATGAACATCGTGGATATGGTTCTGAGATTTAATATCCATAATAATGCGACTGTCGACGAATTACAATTTCTTTCACACTCGACCATTCCACTTCCCTTTTCGTTACTTTCTCATGACTCGAGTTAGCCTACTTGTTTTCCATTATGACATGTAAACGTCAGAGTTATGAAGCCGACGAATATAACGAAAGCGTATCTCCTGGGCACGGCGTACTGTTCAACCTTCGGTGGTGCCGGGACGTTGGTTGGCACCGGTACAAATTTGACGTTCAAAGGAATCTACGAAGCGACCTTCCCACGAGCTAAGGCAATAAGCTTTGCGCAGTGGATGATATGGGCCACCCCACAGATGTTCGTTAACGTCTTCCTCACGTGGTTACATCTCCTGTCATTCTACATGGGACTCTTCAGACCTCGGAGCGAAGATGCGAAGGCTGCAAAAATCGGTCGACAGGGTGAAATTATAGCAAATCGAGTATGATCGATAATTAATCAACGAATACAAactgacatttttcaaaatttcaagcgACCGCACTTCTTtctatttatctttttttttagattattCTGGAAAAATATAGGAATTTGGGACCGATGAGCTTTCAAGAAATCTGGATCTCGATCTTGTTCGTAACGTGTATTCTTCTTTGGTTCTTCAAAGCACCTGGATTTGTCACAGGATGGGCAGAAATCATCAGCGATGTGTAGGATGTTAGAATGGTGTAAGGACTCCCTCACTGAGCATCAGCCtggattccattttttcattgaattttcaggGAAATCAGAGATTCGACGCCCGTAGTTTTGATCGTTGTCGTTATGTTCGTCATTCCTAAAGAACTCGTGTGCAAATACGCCTTCTACCGAAAAAGTAAGCAAGAAataacttcgaatgataatatggagacagatcaattcgactagagctttgaatgtcgaaaataaataaagtagaaacttcaagattcgaagcacgtttacgtcgaaaatagaatttaacaatcacTCATGTAACGAccactaaaatatcgattttccgaaaattcgactatcactctttccattcataaattactacaatcagcaatactgtgaatattcacaatttcgaaaatataataacgaaagaccaaatattactgaggttgaaatactgaaacaccaaaaagtcgaccGTTCGAAATAAGGAAACGCagcggagctcaaaatacacgcgtctcactcactcactcagaccggtgatctccaatttcaaacgtcgccattttgactttcgcccttgcgagccatcgctattctgcatatctaagttttataggctcgaaaaattcactttcgatctTTCGCTACtctatattttttctgtttatgGAACTACTCTCAATTTTGAACTCGAAAacatgaacttttgacattcgtatggtcTGTAAAAACTGCATTCAtatttcgagtaaatacgaattcaaagaaggaatattcgatAAAACACGTAATCTGTTAAATAGTCAATgaggaataagaatttcgaattacttatttttctacaatctgatatcacaactttttaaatttcgaaacatcaaccgttctacaattcggttattcgacatattgaaccccatcCAAAATAGTTTTGATAAATTGATAaaagaaaccaaaaaaaaatgagaatttatcGAAAGATTACAAACATTGAGAAcaataaatacaaaaacgTTCAATCGTAAACTCACTCGAACATTCTGAAATGCCCAAATGTAGCAAACAAAAGGCCAACTCACGCTGGACAAGGATTGGTAACGTGGAAGATCGTAACAACGAAAATGCCATGGAGCCTAATGTTTCTTCTCGGCGGTGGATTTGCGATTGCCAAAGGGAGTAATTATTCCTGCCTTTCTCAACGCATAGGAAATGCGTTTACACCGTTGAAGGATTTTCCACCAATAGTAATACTCGTTGTAGTCTGTCTATTTATCGGCACAATCACAGAAGTGACGACGAACGCAGGTGTCGCCAATATTATGTTACCAGTAATCGCTCAAATGGTAAATACGAATGATAATTTGGAGTTGAATTTGCCATCGGAAGTTGCTCGATTTTTTCGCGAATGCATCAACGaatgattgttttttcttgaaatcCATGGAAATTCCTTCAAAACAGAGCGTGGCGATAGAGCAACACCCACTGTATCTCATGCTGCCGGCAACGCTCTGCTGTTCATTCGCATTCCGACTACCGGTTGGGACGCCGCCAAACGCAATAGTTGCTGTCACCGGTAATTTGTCGATCAAGAGTTTGGTCATCGGAGGATGTTTCCCAGCGGTCTACAGTATGCTGGTGATTTTCATCATGTTTCCGACATGGGGCGTGTACGTTTACGATATCGGCGAGTTTCCTGAATGGGCAAAAACAACGATTAATGAAACGAGCCAAGAGCCTTACTGCCAATGAGTTAAGAATAAACATTACAATACGAGAACTTACAAGCAAGGTTTGATGAAGATTTTACCGCATTTGTTAAGAACACACATGTATGAAAACTTAATATAATGAACAAGCAgtcaaaatttcgttattaaCGTGGAGAAAACTACCACAAAACATGAAGCTTTTTGTTTAAACTGTTATACCTGTCCCCTTAAAGTCATGTCTATCCTATGGGATTCCAATATGAATTCCAATTCATATGGATTGTTCAAAATATAAACTGTCATTGAGCCAAGCTGTCTTTAGATCCACACAAGTTTGCTACTTTGCTGCAAATTTATTTCACAACCTCTCTTTTACAAATCTCTTTGCATCGATAGTTTTTGTAGCACAGTTCTTTTTGCATGGTACGTATtaacagagaaaaaaacgtcgatGTA
It encodes:
- the LOC122418924 gene encoding protein I'm not dead yet-like, producing the protein MSRIVNSSVVKIFSTSISIACTCPNGNGLSTIADLIILKEVRCAYVILVMAIYWITECIPLPITSLIPVALFPCLGVLSTEQVCVCYMNDTIMVFVGGFILAIAIEHSNLHMRIALRTMTIVGCSHRKLLAGLCIVTTFLSMWISNTAAAAMMIPIIVAILDELQKQGLCKMFIQGDNPDPEDPTKVMKPTNITKAYLLGTAYCSTFGGAGTLVGTGTNLTFKGIYEATFPRAKAISFAQWMIWATPQMFVNVFLTWLHLLSFYMGLFRPRSEDAKAAKIGRQGEIIANRIILEKYRNLGPMSFQEIWISILFVTCILLWFFKAPGFVTGWAEIISDVEIRDSTPVVLIVVVMFVIPKELVCKYAFYRKTNKRPTHAGQGLVTWKIVTTKMPWSLMFLLGGGFAIAKGSNYSCLSQRIGNAFTPLKDFPPIVILVVVCLFIGTITEVTTNAGVANIMLPVIAQMSVAIEQHPLYLMLPATLCCSFAFRLPVGTPPNAIVAVTGNLSIKSLVIGGCFPAVYSMLVIFIMFPTWGVYVYDIGEFPEWAKTTINETSQEPYCQ